The sequence GATGCACAtacaatacatacatatttataggaAACCAAAGTGTCAAAGAGGAGAGGTGGAGGCCCCTCACCTCAGCCTTGGGGTCCTGTGGAGAAAGGGTGGGAGGAAGAAAGTGCATTTACACAGAAGCCTCCTCCCTTCACCTGCATGTCTGAGGGCGCCCACATACAGGTGGACACGCGAATGGGGGACGGGGGGCCTTTCAGATGCAGTCAGCATGCTTAGGAGACACGAGGCCTTGGagtgggggctgagggagggaaAAAGACACTGGAACTTGACTCCGATCAGAGCAGACCAAGCAACATGCGGGTCTCCCCCCCGGGTCTTGGCTGGATCTATCTCCTCAACTGCCTCTGCCCAGGGAGGAGGTTTAGGGTGTGCCCACCCTGTGCCCCTGCCTCGGGCCTGTCCCTAGAGCAGGAGTGGGACGCAGAGCATTTGGTGGTTTGGACAGTTACAGTCCTGGGGATGTGGCTGCCTCTGCCACGCTGTCTTCCAGGGGGGTTCCAGGGCCTGCGGAGGATGCagggaggacagtgaggagctggcctCTGAGATGAGCCTCCCTCTTATGTTTTGCCTGGAAAGTCCTCAAGCTCATGAGTAGCTCCTTTGGCGCCATCCATCTGTGACAAGGCATTCTCCTCCAGAAACCCTAGTTTCTTATGGGGCCTGGGAAGGGCTGTCTACTGAACCCCACTTTTGTTTCATCAGCCCCCAAAACCCACGGGTAGGTATGTGCTTTGTCTCCCTGAGATAGAACATCACCATGTCCCTGACCCACTCAATCTGGTTCTGAGCCATTAAAAGATTTTAGATGTGAGACTAGGCTCCCTCTGGTTTGTTATCTCCATAACCCAAGGAAATAGAGGGCTCAATTCTAAGATTTTAGGGGCGTTTCTGTGGGGCCTCCCTATAATTATATCTTTCTGAAGCTGAGGGAATGGATTAACTGTATGTAAGGGGGAAATGAGACCCTCTTCTCAGAACCCTCTCTCTCCTCACACTGCGTGGAGACATTTGCTCCCTAGCTGGATGCCTTCTCCCCCAGGGTAGGTACAAAGAGGGAAGTGGCTTCACTCACCACCCTCAGGGCAAGGCCCCAGTGCATGGCTGTCCCTGGAGTCAGAGGCCACGGCTTCCTTGGCTGGAAGTGACAGGGCGCTGTCTGTCCATCTAGCCACCTCTGTGTGGAAACTGCCCACAGGTGTGGTGCCACCAGACGACTCTCCCCCAAGGGACCTGAGCAGCTCTCTGTGGgccagctccatgtcctagaagaGTTGCAGGGGAATGTCTGCTCTCATCCGTCTGTTCATAAGGTCCCTGGGGGAGGGACCACGCTCTCTTATGTGTGCTGGGCCCTCGGGATGGGGCTGCGCTTGAGGGTGGCTAGACGGGCTGAGGGAAGagccccaggccaggccaggaTCTAGGGCTCCCCTGGACACACACATCACTGAAGGCCTCCAGGGACCCAGGCCCCGTTTCCCTCACCTTGAGCCTGTTGAGCTTGAGGGTGAGCTGCTCAATGGTGCAGAAGATCATGCCCACGTCCCTGAGGGCCAGGCTTGGGGGAGAGCGGCCGGGGCGCCTCTGATCTCCATTGCTTCCTGGCAGCTGGGGCGGAGGCTCTGCCTGCCAGGCGGGGAGGCTGTCAGGCTGGGAGTGGTTCGTGGGTGCCCCTGAGGGGTCCGTGCTTGAGTCCAGGGGTCCTGCTGGCATGCTGACATAAAAACAGTTCCCTGTCCCCACAGCAAGAGAAAGAGGTTAGGAGGCAAATAGAGAGAAAGTCTAAGCCATCCTCCGCTCCCTTGGTGTTCCCTGTGCTGACTGACAGGACCGGGGAAGCCGCCCTGCAGATGAGCTCAGAGCGTGCTGGCCTCACGCTGCCTACCCATCTCCTACAGCTCTCCTCCTCCAGAGAGCCTTCCAGATAGCAGTGTTGCAAAGTTCGGCCCATACCAGGGGAAGTGGTGGAAGTTAAAGGAGAAGTGGCAGGAGTGTCGTCTTTCATCTGGGAGCAGGGGAGTGGCTCCCATTCCGTGAAGGAAGGGGAAAGAGGTGGTGGGCTGGTTTCAGGCACTTGTGAAAAGGAGCCAGCAGCGGCTTCCTTCACTCTGCCCCGTCTCAAGCTCCGCTGATGAACTTCAGCACCATCCCCTGACCCACTGCCATCTATTTCACGATGCTAGAAACACCTCAGCTCATCAGAGGGGGGTCTGAGACAGCTGGAGGAAGGATGTAGTGGGTCCCTGACAGAGCAGTAAGCATGGGTACACACGGAGGAACCTAGGAGGCCAGGTAAGCCTATTTCACGGTGACCTTGGAGTGGTGGCTCAGAATATCAGGCTAAGGACACTAGGCTTCCCCGCTCAATCTCATGACTGAGCACAGGCTGCCTAACCCTACTGCTCTGAAAGGGGCCTGTGCAGCTCTTGCCAAGTGGGTGGCACAGGGTCTGTTCCCCTGTCCTGAGGCCCACGTCCTACTCCCCTCCCATTCCAGACAGCTGAGGGGGCGTACAGGCATGTGTCCCCGTCTGCCTGCAGGCAGGACTCCAACTCCCAAGCCCAGCTCTACCCCCACAGGTCCCGCACTCCAGCCCTGGCCTGTCTCTGGCTCCAAGGAGAAGTTCATTACCCGTAGCCTTTGCTCCGCCTTCCACTTCAGGTGGCTCAGGCTCTGACTGGCCACTCTCTGGTAGTGCAGGGACAACCTTGCTGCCTGCCACCTCAGCTGCAccgacaccaccaccaccagggagagcagagaccgaaagagaaggaaagggaagggagagagagtagGATGGAGAGGGAGATAGgagggggagtggggggtggagaaaaagaaaaagggaagaaccAAGTGAACACAAGATCACACATGATTACACCCAGGGAGCTGCAAAGAACTTTCCACCAATTcactgaaggagagaaggaaggtcaGTTCCCAGAAACCCAGGAGAGAGGGCAGACCTTGCGCAGATGGAACGAAAAGTGCTCCGGGAAAGGGAGGCAGAGCTGCGCACTAGGGGAGGCTAGGAAACCCCCTCAGCACTGACTTGGACCCCATCCCACCCCTCGTGAGCACCCTCCGCGCCTCATTTCATCTTTCCTGCCTCACTCCCCTGATCAGTCTCCTGTCTTCAGctttcctcctccccctgcccgggGCATCCCTCCCCTGGGCTCACTGCTCTGGCCAGACAAACCTGTCCTGAGCACCTATCCTGGCTAGTCTTGGCTCTTCTTGTTTTAAAGCCATTCATAGTATTCCACAAGCTGGGGCACCCTCCCCACGCCCTTACCCTCCATGTGCCTTCCCAGCCTTGTCCTACAGCGCCCCCGCCTTTGCTCGACCTCTAGTGCAGCTGCCGTCTCCACCCCCACACTGCCAGCTCCATCATCACTGCTCTCTGCAGTGACTGGCTGCGAGCATCGCCCGTGTCTTTCTGGGAATGAGGCTCCTAAGAAGAGCCTCGTCTTTTCCTTAGGACTGGAAGATCAGTGAAGAACACCAGCAGAAACTTGTACTGAGAGTAGATGCATGCAGGCAGCAGGTAATATCCTCCTATTGTAGAATGAGGTGCAGAGATGATTCAGAattttgtctaaggtcacacagatatTAAGTGACAGAGACAGGGTTCTGAACCTTGGCTGTGCGACCCCAAAGCCTTTGCATGGTATCAACATGTCTCCTTCTCCCAAGATCCAGTGCGAGCCCCTGCACACACGGTTTCCAGGGTAAAGGGGGGGAAGGAAGGAGCCATTTGGAACACTTGCCTCTACCCTAGCAAAGCTAGGCATTTGTCTCCCCAGTGGACACTCCAACTTATTTTACCTTTTCTCACAACTTTGTAACTTCCTGCTGTCTCTGTGCTTGAAGTTTCTTCCTCTAGATTCCTGTCCAGCTCAGGAGACTCCCAGATCCCAGAATTTCTGGTCCTTGGGGGCAAGTGTTCCAGAGAAGAGAGAGCCACGTCCTCCTGCTCTGGCTGGCCCCCCTCTGGTCCTGGGAGCTGGGTGTTGTCCCCTTCACCCCCAGTGGCAGCTGGCCCTGGGGAGCCTGGGTCCCAGGGGTGAGAGGTGATGCTGATGACAGAAGGTGTGGGTGTCAGGTCGTCCTCGGGCTCCCTGGCAGCCTGTGGTTCCACAGAGTGACCCGGTAGCAGGCTCCACAAGATCAGGTGCCGCAGGTTCTCCACTGGAGGGGAAACAGGGTGATGGCTTCCCCAGCACAGGACTGCACACCACGCCAGCGGCGGGAGAGCACAGAGGTGGCAGGAGGGtcgctgctcccctcccccacccctaactTGGTGAAACAGCCTCCTCAGTCACAGAGTGGAGCTGGAGGGCTCTGGCCAACCGCTTTGGTGGTGGTAGGGGGCGGGCGGAGAGAAGGGGAGCGACAATTGTCTCTCTGCATCCATCTCTCCTGAAGCACAACCAGGGGAGCCTTCAAGCAAGTGGAGTGTGGAGATGTCTGCCAGTTCACACTGGCCACGCTACTGGGGGATGGGGCTGATGGCAGAGTCCACGGGGCACTCACCATCTTCCAGGGCTGCATCAGCGAGTCCTTCCATGAACAGAGGgcctgggaggggcaggaggatCGGGTCCCTTGTCCTGCTGCCCCTGTTCTCTACATCCAGGGATGTGGAAGCGTGAGGCAGGACacccacctcctcttcctctacACTGCCCTCCTGCTCAGGATCCTCTAGCAGGACTGGGTGCTTCCCTTTGACCCTCTGCTGGGGCCCAGTGCCTGTTTTGAACGGGAGGACAGAGTaaggcagggaaagagggagggcagGTATGGGCTGATCCCATGCCCAGCGTTGGATTCAGGGGGCAGGGAACATCAGCTGATTCATTCCacagatgtttactgagcacctgctacgGCAGGCACTGTCTCAGGCTCTTGGCATACAGCAGTAAATAAAACAGAGATCCCTGCCCGTGTGGAGCTTAAATTCTAGTGGAGGGACatgtagaaataataaaagaaataattatctaAATAAATGAGAAGGTGAGAAGTGCTatagggaggaagaaaaaatcGAGCAGGCATGTGGGACCAGGACTGCTGGTTACACATTAAACCGAGTGGTCAAAGGTGGTGTATGGATGCCGAGATAACACTTGTACAAAGACTTGCAGGAGGTGTGAGAGTTAGGAGGAAAAGCATTCTaagcagagagaaacagaaaagggACTGGGAGATTTCTCTCTAAACCCAAGACGTGAAGTTACTCACATAAAAAACTTCAATGAGAATTCTGTTTGGGACCCTCCCGCCCCTGCCAATCCCCTCCCAGTAATCGTGCCCTAAGCCCTCTGAGCTCCCACTCCTTGCAGTCTCTTCGTGCATCGCATTCCCATTAGTAACCcctgcctggaggaagaggggcccCTGGACCCTGCCTGACTGCCCCTCTCTTCCTACACTGCTAGATACCTGCCACCAGAAAGCCAGGGTTGGAGTCTCTGTTCAAGTGAGCTAGTCTCCACTTGCTCGAGTCtgttctcctttctcctccagaCTCTTTCCTCCTCACCCCGTTTCCTCTGTTCTTCTCATCAGACCTCCTACCTCTGGCCCTGATGGACTTCTCCCATCAACCCACACCCACACCTGACCACCTCCCTACCTTTGCCTACAAAAAATGGACTGGGGTGGGCTCCCACAAAGGCCATTCAGGGGACTTACCTCTAGGAAGCTCGTCAGGTTCTGGCTCCCCATGGAACACTTCTGAGTCATCCAGTCCCACCCTGAGGGGAGAAACAGCCAAGGGGGAGGGACGGTCACCTGCTGGGaactctggctctctgccagcCAGGAGGTGGTGACGTCAGGTAATTCCACCCTGGCCTCCAGAGTTAGAAAGGGCAACGAAGGAGTAGGGTCCAAGAGGCGAGGTGTTAGGCTTCGGCACCTGCCGTCTGGCTGGCAACCTGTGGGGGAGGGTGGGTGCCAGCCAAGCTTCTCCTGGTCCCAATTctacaccccccaccccacttcaGGCACAGTCTCCACCACAGCCAGGTGGAGGGCTGTGGGGGGACAGCggacaaggacagaaagcagaGATGTGGGGCATGTCCGTGCTAACATTTGTCTACTGAGGCTGTCCATCCCCAGGGGAGAAGGGCTTGGAAGCAGCAGAAAATGAGTGGTTTGGAGTGGGGATGATGAGGGGGCCTGGAGGGCTAAGCACCTGCTGCGTGTGGGGCTCGGGTGGGCTGGCTCCTGGGGGCCCGGGGGTGGGCGATGGACAGGCGCTGGAGCAGTTCCAGGGTGCCTGGTGGCATTCCGCACGGCCTCGTCTAAGAGCTCCATCCATCTGTTGCTCGGCAGGGACAGAGAGGACTGGTGGTGAGAACAAGACCAAGGCACACAGCATCTCCCCCTACTGACCCCACTGCCCAGAGCTTCGAGGCCCTTCTCCACGCCCTGCCCCCACAACCTTCTGCCTGGCAGGTTCCTACCTCCTCTCTGTCCCGTCTGGTGGCTGCGTGGGGTTCTATTACTTGTAGCTACCAATTACCGAACACCAACCCTCGGttaggctctgtgctaagcattCTGTATCTGTTCTCTCAAAGTAACTTTCCAAGAGGTGGCATTATCCACGTCTTACAGATGAAAACCCTGGCTAAGAAACTGTCTGCCTCAACCTGTCTCCTTCTTCTGTGCCACGCTACCTCCGGCTGGCCACTGTCAGGGGATACGGGGTAGGTGGATGACCTGGCTGGGGATGAGGGTCCTGGAGGTAAACATCTGAGAGGAATGCATACATTTCACAGGCTGGAtgggaaaagggaagaagaacccaaggggaagggagtggggccagagacaTGAAAGAAGCAAAAGGCTGGGAGCCTGCTGAGGACTCCTCTCTGTCACAGGCCGGCTTACAGGGCAGGGATGGGGGTCCTGACAGCCCCTCTATGTCTGTCTCATCTCCCCCTTCCCTGCCCAACCCTTGTCCTCTGACCACTCTGGGGCCCAGCCCTGGCCTCACTGCCCACCGTTCTCATACACACCACCCTGGTCCCAAGGGGACGGCAGTTACGTGTGACCCCTCAATCAATTCTCACGTGTTCTTGTCTGATGACGTCAATGCCACCAGCTCATATATCTGGGGTGGGCCCAACTCAGAGGTGCAGATGATGAAGAAAGCCCGTTTATCTGTGTGAGGAAAGGAAGGTAGAAGGGTCTGCATTGGGGGTGACAGAGGCGTGAGAGCAGCCTGGGCCAGGACAACAGAGTTCGGTCTTGAGGCGCTGACCCTCAACACAAATGAAGAATGCAGCATGGGACAGACCTCAGCCATCAGAACCACTTGGAACTCATTTACAACAGGGACAGAGGCAATTCTGGAACCCCTAATATTATCTTCACGGTCACCCCCATGACCTTCTTGCTCCCCTAACAGTGAGGGGTGACGTTTATATGCCCTATGCATGGCTTAGGGTTCATAAAACTTTCTCATACCCATCATCCCTTTTGATCTCCCTAAGAGGTAGGGTAGCTATCACCCATGTTATAGAGAAACAAAACGAACCCAGAGAATTCAGTTGCCTGGCTCTAGTTCCAGAACTCTTTCTTGTACTCACTCCACTTGTCACTGAAATGTCTCTGTACACTGTACAGCGCTGAACTGTGGGCGCTTCAGTCTTCTGCACCCGAGCTCTGCCTAAGTCACCCGTGAACACGAAGGCTTGTTCTACTCCCCTCTGCCCAATCCCATTCTTCCCAATCCTGCTGAGATGTCTGTAGCCCATCCTAGGTGCCCTCATCCCACCTTGTCTGTTCCAGCTTCTCTATCTTCATCTTGGTCCCCATCCTACCTATCATCCTGGTACATCTTGGACCACATCCTCCTGCTTAGATAGGTCAGGATAGGAGGAAAGGAACACAGGTAGACCAATTAGCTCTCTAAGGCCCCAGATCAGCCCTGCATCACCCAGTGCTCGCTGGACTCTAGTGACAGCGATCATGGCCCTGGGGCCCAGGCCAGCCGAGACCGTCTCCCCATGGTACCTGTGGCCACGGAGCGGATGAGCACAGCATTGAGCTTGAGCACGGGGCTGAAGGTCTGCTTGCTGTCTGAGGAGCCCACGGCTGTCTTGCTGTGGCACTTAAGCAGCAGCTTCTCGTCCTGTTTCTGCAGCAGCACCAGGAGGTCCTCCAGCAGCAGCACGTGGAGGTCTGGAGGGGTGTGGTGGCTGTCAGGCGTTCCCCATCACCCACTCATCCCTCATCAACACACGGGGTACCTCCCGGCTACCTTACTACCCCATTAGAGCCCAGGTTCCAGGGTTTATGATCCAGGGACACAAGAGCCCTGGCGCTGCCCAGCCCACCACAGACTCTCTCGGCCCCACTCCCCTGACACATACCCAAGGTCTTATCCTTGCTGATCCTCCAGGTCAGGGGCCCCTCATGGATCATCTTTCTGGTTGTAAGATCCAGGCTCTGTTAAGGagacaccattcattcattcattcattcattcaacaagtattcgagaacctactatgtgccagtcattgTGCTAAGGTGCCGGGAATCAGTGAACAAGAAACAGTCCTTGTCCTTACATTCGGGGGCAGGGGTGCAGGGGGCGGGGGAGATGACACAGATAAGTAACAAGGCAACTCTGTCCTGTGCACTGCTGTGCAGGGGGATACCCCAATGGCTCTGGCTTGGGTTTCTCATCCACCCCCTGTCACATGCCAGCAACCTTCCTAAGGTCACTCTCTGCTTCACCTGCCCATCCCTTCAGCTTTACTCCTCCCAAATGGTCTTCACCTTTCCCTCAGGCTCTAACTCTCATCCCCTGCTCTCCCAGGCTGAGGTCTAACACCTAGTCTTTGTTGGTGGGGCTGTCTGTCCTTGTCTATCTAGGGGTGGGGTGACGGTGATAACAGGGAGTGTATTGCAGGCCCTGTCATGCTGTCCTATCACAGATAGGCCCGTCTCCTACCTCCAAGATTCTCCAAGGCCTGACCAGAGTTCTGCTCCTAGGGAGCCCAAGAagtatgtgtgtggggggctgACCATGCTGCAGCCTCTGCCTCCTACCTTGAACTCTGCTGCCAGGGGGTTGCTGGCCCTCTCCAGGGAGGTGGTATCCAGGCGTTTCTGGTAGCCCTCTAAACGGTGCCGGTTCTCGGTCTGCTTCACTGCCTCATTCACATACTTGAGAATTTCCCGGCACTGATCCCGGGCCCGGCAGAGCTTCTCGTGCTCAGAGGTCCCACCTGCCAAACGGGGTAGAGGAGGTGCTGAGGGGCTACTGCCTGAGAATTCTGTGAGTCTGACATTACCTGGCTGCCTATAGTCACGGGGACTGGCCTCCTGCAAACCAGCAGGTAAGGGTGTAGATGCGCCACCCTTGCCTAACTCGAGGACCAAGTGTAAGGTCAACTTTTACTGAGTGCCCTTGTGTTTCACACCACTGCTGTGAAGATACAGGTATCTACTGGGGATTCCTGCCTAGACCACAACCAGCTCTACAGAGGTGGAACAGGATGGGAAGGGAACAGGGGGATGGCAATGACTGTGCTCTAGGAACACCTGTTCAAATCAGGTTGAGGTTCCTCACACTTCTATACCCTGACTCCAACATCCCCAATTCGAGCATGCCAAAAGATGCTCAGGATCCCAGGGACAGTGACAATCTGGACCTAGACCCCCTTCTTCAGCCTGGTCCCTACTCTGGACCACGTATGGCTGTATCTTTTGTGCACTCCACAGAGGTGTCCAGCAGGGGGGATGAACTGGGGCTGAAATCCAGCCATGGCCCCCAACGATAATCAGAGAAGCGAAGGTGCCCTCCACATGCCAACCTGTGTCCACTCAGAGGCGTTTCTCTGATTTGCACAAAGGCCCCATATAGGCTAGAGGTGGCCCTTATCTCCTCCTGCTGTTGAGCACCTTATATTTTCTAAGGCACATTTACAATCATTATCTTCTTTGAGACTGACCACaacaaggaaaggaaggagactgaagaccagagaggtcaagtgacttgctAAGCTCACAAAGCAAGTCAGTGCTAGAACTAGGGTCTGAAATGAGGGCTGCTGCCTCCCAGCGCTAGCCCCTCTCAAAGGCCTACCCTCTGTGTGCTTGATGATGTtctccagcagcagtgggtaCTTGGTGAGCCGCTGCATCTCGGAGATGATGAGGTCTCTAAGCTGCAGCCGCCGGCACTGGGGGTGGCTCTCGGCCTCCTAGAAGGCAGGAGGGACAGACAGAGGAAGACGTCAACCTGTGGTTAGGAGCTGGCTTATGGGCTCAGGACCAAGACGGGTGTGAAAATGCCAAACAGATCCTCATCCCAGATGGTCACTCAGAAACAGTGGTGGCAGCTTCTTCCCTGAATCTTTAGGGAAAGGCTGGTAGGGGCAGGGAGACAATGGCCCAAGGAAGGGAGATGGTCAAATAAGCTACATAGAGCAGGTATTTGTCCCACATTGTAGACAAAGAAGCAGAGACCCATCTAAGAGCACACAGGTACTAGTAGGTGAGCCGGGCTTGACTGTTAATCCAGTGTTCTTTTCAACCAACAGTGGGCTCTGTCTTGGGAGTGGGTACGTGTCAGTGATTTTGGAGAGGTGGTGTTGGGGAGGGTGTGGATGGGAGCTGCCGGGTTATCCTCCCTGGTAGAGAAAAGAAGCTGGGAGACCTGGAGCTGGGAGCCAGAAGGAGGGGAGTTCAGGAGATCCTTGGTGAACCtggttaacttttttttctcccagtcttacTGAGATATGACTGACTTGGTTAATTTTTAGTGGCGATGAGGGAAGGCTGAAGGGCGGCCCAGGACACACCTGCATGAAGAGCTGGAATCGGCTCTCCTTGCGCTGCCTGGTCTTGATCAGCTCCAGAGCTATGGACTGATAGGAGCAGAACTGAGCGGCCACTTGCTGGAGCTCCTCCCGGGCGGGGCCGTCAAACTGGGAGGCAGAATGGACATGGGCCCAGGCATCACACCCCCGCCTGGGACGTCTCTCCCCATCTCCTCCTCTGCCACATCCTCTAGCCGTGGGTAATGACACCCATCTCCTCCAAGCAGGAGTTTGCACCATACCCGAGCCAGCATGAGGTCACTGATTTCTTTGATGATGGGGCCCTCCTCCCGGAGCTTCCTCATGGCTTCACACCAGGAATCTGGGGCaaggagagaagaaacagaaacgCCTGGGGTTGAGCTGCACTGCCAGACCCTTTGTGACCAAGAGAAAAGGGATCTTTGACAGCAGTGCTGTGGGGAAGAGTCTGGGGGCCAATTTACTTTTGGGGGAACTGGAATGCTGGTTTCAGGTTATACGTCAAGTTCTCGCACCAAAGAGGACTGGCAAGGGTTATCTACTCAGGGAGGTCCTGGCATGTGGGCAAAACCGGAAGGGAAACCTGAAGGCTAGCCAGAGAAGGAGTCTGGAGGGGGGAGGTCGGCAGACGGGGAGGACAGGCTCCTCACTGTGGATCTCTATGAGTTCAGGCAGGTTGGGAAAGagccgggccagctcctcccggGGCATCAGGTTCTCCTTCTTCATTCGCTGGTAGAAGATCAGGTCCAGGACCCGGAGTGTGCGCAGATGGGAAGCTTCTGTCACAAACAGCTCTGAGAGGGAGTTGTGACAAGGAGGGGTAGAAAGACAGGGAGAAATCAGATTAGCAAGTATCTAGTCACTACCCTGATCCCCAAACGCCCACTTTACTTTTGGGGGAACCGAGTGCCAGTCTCAGATCATACATCAACGTTTCTCCCACCCCAGGGGCTAGAACTGACGTGGCCCTTACCAGGACAGCAACACAGATCTGCTCCTGTCCCTAGGCCCCACCCTATTTAGTCTTTACTACCCTTTGCATCATAGGTGTTCTGCGCCTGTTCCCACACAAGTCGCAGTGGAAGTGGGGGGAGGTGGAATGTGTTCTCACCGTTGATGACCTCCTGCCGGTCAATCTCCCTCTGGCTGAGCCCAGCCACCACATCCTTGCCCACCGTATGCTGCCAGTTTTGGGCGTCCGGCTCTGGCTCCAGGTCAGACAGTTGGCCCAGATCATCCTctaggaggtgggggaggagggcatCTGTGCAGAACCCCAAGTTGGGGGACTCAATGCTCCTGGGGGAAAATGGGCAGTTCAGCCTCAACTGGAGGAAGACCTCACACATGGTGTTTGTCCTTCCTTCTCCTGCCCACCTTGCCTGCCCCAGGCCCGTGGGAAACCAGAGGGCCATGAAGAGGAGAGGAACACCCAATCCACCACTCAGGGTTAGGGGGAGCAGCTGAATGGCTGGGACACAGACACTAAACAGAGACGATACCATCACTCACTTGCGGCCCATTCTGGGGGTGAAAGGAGGGGTGGGGTTCTCAAGAGACCTGTGGAGAGAATGTCAACTCTCAGCaaccctctgcccctgcccctgcccctgagaTATCAGTGGGCTGAgccacctgagccctgctcacctGGTAgagaggctggaggcagaggatGAGGCTGACTGGTGGAGGCGGGCAGCCTCCGCAGCAGCATCCATGTCAACGTCACTGCGAGAGCGGGGCACGTTTTCTGCCTTCCGAGACCGCTTCATCTCCTCCCGGCCCTTCAGGCTCTCAGAGCGGCCCAGGCGAATCTCTGAGCGCGAGCTGGGGTGGGAAGGGCAAGAGACCTTGGGATCTTATGTCCTGGCCAGCTTTTATCTGCTGCCCCATCTCAAGGGTGCCTCAATGCTGCAGGTTCTCTACCTGACCCCTAAAAGGCCCAAATACCCGGGTGACGGATGCTTCTCAGTGACAAACCACTTTTGTTGCTCgacacactcctccctcccccagcctggcTTGATGGACAGAGTCTCT comes from Diceros bicornis minor isolate mBicDic1 chromosome 4, mDicBic1.mat.cur, whole genome shotgun sequence and encodes:
- the ARHGEF11 gene encoding rho guanine nucleotide exchange factor 11 isoform X3; the protein is MSVRLPQSIDRLSSLSLGDSAPERKSPSHHRQSSDTSETTGLVQRCVIIQKDQHGFGFTVSGDRVVLVQSVRPGGAAMKAGVKEGDRIIKVNGTMVTNSSHLEVVKLIKSGAYVALTLLGSSPSSVGVSGLQQDPGPAGAPRVTPVIPPPPPPPPLPPPQRITGPKPLQDPEFQKHATQILRNMLRQEEKELQRICEVYSRNPASLLEEQIEGARRRVTQLQLKIQQETGGLVDILPLYGDTSQRSSEGRLSLDSQEADSGLDSGTERFPSLSESLMNRNSVLSDPGLDSPRTSPVIISRATQHHRRQGSDAPVPSTSDQGVDQSPKPLIIGPEEDYDPGYFNNESDIIFQDLEKLKSRPAHLGVFLRYIFSQADPSPLLFYLCAEVYQQTNPKDSRILGKDIWNIFLDKNAPLRVKLPEILQAEIDLRLRNSEDVRSILCEAQEAALPEIQEQIHDYRTKRTLGLGSLYGENDLLDLDGDPLRERQVAEKQLAALGDILSKYEEDRSAPMDFALNTYMSHAGIRLREARSSNTAEKAQSAPDKDKWLPFFPKTKKQSSNSKKEKDALEDKKRNPILKYIGKPKSSSQSTFHIPLSPVEVKPGNVRNIIQHFENNQQYDAPEPGMQRLSTGSFPEDLLESDSSRSEIRLGRSESLKGREEMKRSRKAENVPRSRSDVDMDAAAEAARLHQSASSSASSLSTRSLENPTPPFTPRMGRKSIESPNLGFCTDALLPHLLEDDLGQLSDLEPEPDAQNWQHTVGKDVVAGLSQREIDRQEVINELFVTEASHLRTLRVLDLIFYQRMKKENLMPREELARLFPNLPELIEIHNSWCEAMRKLREEGPIIKEISDLMLARFDGPAREELQQVAAQFCSYQSIALELIKTRQRKESRFQLFMQEAESHPQCRRLQLRDLIISEMQRLTKYPLLLENIIKHTEGGTSEHEKLCRARDQCREILKYVNEAVKQTENRHRLEGYQKRLDTTSLERASNPLAAEFKSLDLTTRKMIHEGPLTWRISKDKTLDLHVLLLEDLLVLLQKQDEKLLLKCHSKTAVGSSDSKQTFSPVLKLNAVLIRSVATDKRAFFIICTSELGPPQIYELVALTSSDKNTWMELLDEAVRNATRHPGTAPAPVHRPPPGPQEPAHPSPTRSRVGLDDSEVFHGEPEPDELPRGTGPQQRVKGKHPVLLEDPEQEGSVEEEEVGVLPHASTSLDVENRGSRTRDPILLPLPGPLFMEGLADAALEDVENLRHLILWSLLPGHSVEPQAAREPEDDLTPTPSVISITSHPWDPGSPGPAATGGEGDNTQLPGPEGGQPEQEDVALSSLEHLPPRTRNSGIWESPELDRNLEEETSSTETAGSYKVVRKGNCFYVSMPAGPLDSSTDPSGAPTNHSQPDSLPAWQAEPPPQLPGSNGDQRRPGRSPPSLALRDVGMIFCTIEQLTLKLNRLKDMELAHRELLRSLGGESSGGTTPVGSFHTEVARWTDSALSLPAKEAVASDSRDSHALGPCPEGGPGTPLEDSVAEAATSPGL